Proteins encoded together in one Mercenaria mercenaria strain notata chromosome 18, MADL_Memer_1, whole genome shotgun sequence window:
- the LOC123538307 gene encoding uncharacterized protein LOC123538307, whose amino-acid sequence MYDEIQQTEKSHSKSSSVEKILVGSLMENTTIKAESDRDYLFVNKDIICVADPCYVTEDDVGKDIFLVDFENAPHGYTLLRQLQRGGAKSVIGGCLIKKDKGLYLSSDLFMNTVEPGSYLGQRERNGPALTMKDSLSKILLWFYKNAKTKSKPNYDVDIVNAFPCKMPVPLKTWARRIRNKHWPSPVVVNEVLLLPVYVVPASQVGTENTDLQWRVSFTRQETHLIQTFSNTQLKVLILAKKIAKYKLRYHCKEITSYVIKNVVFWVFEETPPDQFQVTDLIERLRDVLSQLSDFISKRCLPAYINPDKNLFYGKINATEHNELFSELIKCQSVLTEEFHKCCSRGERSPDEYFGPMFQDIFESLLGPLSQDIMLPHLKELCKDMAETQNVVPQDTENRDKNMPATVPLLESMMIWFGLFWV is encoded by the coding sequence ATGTATGACGAAATCCAACAGACAGAAAAAAGTCATTCTAAgtccagttctgttgaaaaaATACTTGTGGGAAGTCTAATGGAAAACACAACTATTAAAGCTGAAAGTGATCGTGATTATCTATTTGTTAACAAAGATATTATATGTGTGGCCGATCCTTGTTATGTAACAGAAGATGATGTTGGCAAAGACATCTTCCTTGTAGATTTTGAAAATGCACCTCATGGTTATACCCTACTACGTCAACTACAAAGAGGGGGCGCCAAGTCTGTGATTGGAGGATGCTTGATAAAGAAAGACAAGGGCTTGTATCTGTCGTCAGATTTATTCATGAATACAGTTGAACCGGGCAGCTACCTTGGCCAACGAGAAAGAAATGGACCAGCACTGACAATGAAGGACTCTTTAAGTAAAATTCTCTTGTGGTTCTACAAAAATGCAAAGACGAAATCGAAACCAAATTATGATGTTGATATTGTCAATGCGTTTCCTTGCAAAATGCCTGTGCCTTTGAAGACTTGGGCAAGAAGAATCAGGAATAAACACTGGCCTTCCCCTGTAGTGGTAAATGAAGTTTTATTGTTGCCAGTTTATGTCGTGCCAGCCTCGCAAGTAGGCACAGAAAATACTGATCTTCAATGGCGTGTCAGTTTCACACGCCAAGAAACACACCTTATTCAAACATTCAGTAACACTCAACTGAAAGTCCTTATTCTAGCGAAGAAAATAGCCAAATATAAGCTTAGATACCACTGTAAAGAAATAACATCGTACGTAATTAAGAATGTTGTATTTTGGGTGTTTGAAGAGACTCCACCTGACCAATTTCAAGTCACAGATCTTATTGAAAGGTTAAGAGATGTACTGTCACAGTTGTCCGATTTTATCTCCAAAAGGTGCTTACCAGCTTATATAAACCCCGACAAAAACCTCTTTTATGGGAAGATTAATGCCACTGAACATAATGAATTATTCTCAGAACTGATTAAATGTCAAAGTGTACTTACTGAAGAATTCCATAAATGTTGTTCAAGAGGAGAAAGGAGTCCAGACGAATATTTCGGGCCGATGTTTCAAGATATCTTTGAATCTTTACTTGGTCCTCTTTCACAGGACATTATGTTACCTCACCTTAAAGAGCTATGCAAAGATATGGCCGAAACACAAAACGTTGTTCCACAGGACACAGAGAATAGAGACAAAAATATGCCAGCAACAGTCCCTCTGCTAGAATCAATGATGATTTGgtttggtttgttttgggtttaa